GCTTCAGCGAGGAAGCAATCATATCCATGGCGCGCAGAAGTTCTTCCGGGCGGCGATGGCGCGCCAGAAATCCTTCCGCCTGCGCATTGGAAAGCGCTTCATAGGCCTGAAACTCGGACCGGCCGTTTTCGGTCAATCTGACGATGCGGCGACGTGCATCCTCGGCGTTCGGCACCGTCTCGATGAGACCCTCCTCTTCCAGGCTGCGCAGCAGACGGCTCATCAAGCCCGAGTCGAGGCCCAGACAATCGCGGATCACCGCAACATCCGATTGTCCCCGGCCGATCGAATTGAGCACCCGCGCAGCCCCCAGCGGCCGTCCGCGTCCGAGGAACGAGCTGTCGAGAGCGCCGACTTCGGATGTGACGGCACGGTTGAAGCGACGAACGCGAGCGATTGGATCACAGGTCATATTACCTGACTTAAGTCAGATAATTATCTCTGTCAATTCAGAGCACTTAAAAGCAGGCATATGGCCGGTCGGAGGCTTGCAGCCACCTTGCCGATCATCATCGCCTCGCCTATGGGATGACAACGTCGCGCAAGGCCTCTCCCGTGTTCCGTTTTGTCCTCCACGTCCTGATCGTTGTCATTCTGACGCTGCTGACGCAGATCGGCGGCCTCGCCTATCTCATTGCCCTCGCCGCGTCCCGCGCCTGGGGCATCCGCCGCCTACTGGTGAAGCTCGCCATCTTCCTGGTTTTTTATGCCGGTGCGTCGTTTGCAGCGGGCCTCGCAGCCCCGATGTTCGGGCGCGTTCCCCTCTCCTGCATATCGGGCGCTACAGACAGACTGGTGGTCCGCTCCCCGATCTATTGCCTGCTGAACCGCAATTACGTCACGCCTGAGCTGCGCGATCTCGCGAAGGCGCTTGCCGCCCACATGGCCGCGGAATTTCCCGGAACCGTCACCGTGGCGCTGGATGCGAACTTCCCCTTCGTGAACGGCTTTCCGCTGCTTCCGCATCTGTCGCATGCTGACGGGAAAAAGCTCGACTTCGCCTATTATTACAAGAATGCCGACGGCGCCTTCCTGAATGGCGCTACCCGCTCCCCGATCGGCTATTTCGCCTTCGAAGAGCCGGCACCGGGCGACGAACTGCCATGCGAAGGCCGCCACGACTGGCTGACCACTCGTTGGGATTTCGACGCGCTGCAGCCATTGTTTCCGGCCTATGGCATCGAGGAGCAGCGCACATCGGCCGCGGTCGCCTGGCTGACCAGCGAAGGCGTGGCACGCTTCCGCCTGCAGAAAATCTTCATCGAGCCGCATTTGAAGAACGCGCTTGGCATCACCGACAGCCACGTCCGCTTCCAAGGCTGCCGCGCCGCCCGCCACGACGACCATATCCATATCCAGGTCGAGTGAGCGCAAGCTGCAAGGATTGCGAAAAACGCTATTGCGCAGCGCGGACTATGTCGGACGAGAGCGAGGAGGTTGCTCCGCATGAATATCTTCATTCTGCTGATCGGTTTTCCAGGCGTCGGGAAACTGGCGATCGCCAAAGAATTAAGTCCGCTTTTCCCCGCAAAGATTATCGACAATCACTGGCTCAATAACCCGATACTGCGCCTCTTGGATGACGACGGGAAATCTCCCCTTCCGGAAGGAATATGGGAATATACCGGCAGAGTTCGGCAAGCCGTCCTGGATGCGATCGTAGCCTATAGCGCGCCCTCGGCCAATTTCATCTTCACGCATGCCGGGATTGAAGGCGATCCGCGAAGCATGCGCACCTTTCAGCAAATTGCTGCCGCAGCTCAACAGCGCCAGGCCTTACTTGTGCCCATCCGGTTGCTCTGCGATGAGGACGAGTTGGCACGCCGGATTTCCACTCCCGAACGCCGCGTCCATCTAAAATCGATAGATGTAGAAACCTCGAGAGAACGCAGCCGACGAGCCTGCGTTCTCGATCCTCAGCATCAAAATACCCTTATCCTGGATGTCACTTTCGCTTCACC
This Rhizobium acidisoli DNA region includes the following protein-coding sequences:
- a CDS encoding chloramphenicol phosphotransferase, with the translated sequence MNIFILLIGFPGVGKLAIAKELSPLFPAKIIDNHWLNNPILRLLDDDGKSPLPEGIWEYTGRVRQAVLDAIVAYSAPSANFIFTHAGIEGDPRSMRTFQQIAAAAQQRQALLVPIRLLCDEDELARRISTPERRVHLKSIDVETSRERSRRACVLDPQHQNTLILDVTFASPQESAAAIRNHVLNVVGNF